One Glycine max cultivar Williams 82 chromosome 3, Glycine_max_v4.0, whole genome shotgun sequence DNA window includes the following coding sequences:
- the PHR7 gene encoding MYB-CC domain-containing transcription factor PHR7 isoform X3, with protein MTVLSMPLHNLVDQIVGATPKGVLRVMGVPGLTIYHVKSHLQKYRLAKYLPESPADDSKVEKRNSGDSISGADSSPGMPINDALRMQMEVQKRLHEQLEVQKQLQMRIEAQGKYLQKIIEEQQKLGSNLTTSEALPLSHDEQNHPQSEASGSSEALASTVSPLKKQRIDDGSKDGFTASQVRNAAQKNDCNVGQLDPNLYDDAGFEFDLETKKDEDNESGQ; from the exons GAGCAACACCAAAAGGTGTTCTTAGAGTGATGGGTGTTCCTGGACTGACCATTTATCATGTTAAAAGCCATTTACAG AAATATCGCCTTGCAAAATACTTGCCTGAATCACCAGCTGATG ACTCTAAAGTTGAGAAGAGGAATTCTGGAGACAGCATTTCTGGCGCAGATTCTTCCCC GGGAATGCCAATCAATGATGCCCTAAGAATGCAGATGGAGGTTCAGAAACGTCTGCATGAGCAGCTTGAG GTTCAAAAGCAATTACAAATGAGAATTGAAGCACAGGGTAAATACTTGCAAAAGATCATAGAGGAACAGCAGAAATTAGGTAGTAACTTGACAACCTCGGAAGCACTTCCCTTGTCCCATGATGAGCAAAATCATCCTCAGTCAGAGGCTTCTGGATCTAGTGAGGCCCTTGCAAGCACTGTGTCTCCACTTAAAAAACAGAGAATTGATGATGGTTCCAAGGATGGCTTCACTGCTTCCCAAGTAAGAAATGCTGCACAAAAGAATGACTGCAATGTTGGTCAGTTGGATCCAAACTTGTATGATGATGCtgggtttgaatttgatttggaGACAAAAAAGGATGAAGATAATGAGAGTGGACAGTAA
- the PHR7 gene encoding MYB-CC domain-containing transcription factor PHR7 isoform X4 has translation MTVLSMPLHNLVDQIVGATPKGVLRVMGVPGLTIYHVKSHLQKYRLAKYLPESPADGKDSKVEKRNSGDSISGADSSPGMPINDALRMQMEVQKRLHEQLEVQKQLQMRIEAQGKYLQKIIEEQQKLGSNLTTSEALPLSHDEQNHPQSEASGSSEALASTVSPLKKQRIDDGSKDGFTASQVRNAAQKNDCNVGQLDPNLYDDAGFEFDLETKKDEDNESGQ, from the exons GAGCAACACCAAAAGGTGTTCTTAGAGTGATGGGTGTTCCTGGACTGACCATTTATCATGTTAAAAGCCATTTACAG AAATATCGCCTTGCAAAATACTTGCCTGAATCACCAGCTGATGGTAAAG ACTCTAAAGTTGAGAAGAGGAATTCTGGAGACAGCATTTCTGGCGCAGATTCTTCCCC GGGAATGCCAATCAATGATGCCCTAAGAATGCAGATGGAGGTTCAGAAACGTCTGCATGAGCAGCTTGAG GTTCAAAAGCAATTACAAATGAGAATTGAAGCACAGGGTAAATACTTGCAAAAGATCATAGAGGAACAGCAGAAATTAGGTAGTAACTTGACAACCTCGGAAGCACTTCCCTTGTCCCATGATGAGCAAAATCATCCTCAGTCAGAGGCTTCTGGATCTAGTGAGGCCCTTGCAAGCACTGTGTCTCCACTTAAAAAACAGAGAATTGATGATGGTTCCAAGGATGGCTTCACTGCTTCCCAAGTAAGAAATGCTGCACAAAAGAATGACTGCAATGTTGGTCAGTTGGATCCAAACTTGTATGATGATGCtgggtttgaatttgatttggaGACAAAAAAGGATGAAGATAATGAGAGTGGACAGTAA